In the genome of Notamacropus eugenii isolate mMacEug1 chromosome 5, mMacEug1.pri_v2, whole genome shotgun sequence, one region contains:
- the LOC140508687 gene encoding olfactory receptor 52H1-like, with product MATFNLSSYNPNSFTLVGIPGLEKFHIWIAIPFCAIYLVAIAGNCVLLYLIVMEHSLHEPMFLFLSMLAQTDLILSSTTVPKLLSNLWCGDKKITFSGCLTQMFFLHFSRTVDSATLMAMAYDRYVAICSPLRYTTILTHQVIFKIMVGIIIRSFCVILPDVFLVKRLPFCRTLVIPHTYCEHIGVAQLSCADISINIWYGFAVPLMIVLSDIVLIAVSYTIILSAVFCLPSHGARQKALGTCGSHICVILMFYTPLFFSILVHRFGHNVPRHVLILFANFYVVIPPALNPIVYGVKTKQIREKILLLFSLKGTQ from the coding sequence ATGGCCACATTCAACCTAAGCAGCTACAACCCCAATTCCTTTACCCTAGTGGGGATCCCAGGGCTTGAGAAGTTCCACATCTGGATTGCAATTCCTTTCTGTGCTATCTACCTTGTGGCCATTGCAGGCAACTGTGTCCTGCTGTACCTCATTGTCATGGAGCACAGCCTCCATGAGCCCatgttccttttcctctccatgctGGCCCAAACAGACCTGATTCTGTCATCTACTACAGTGCCCAAACTGCTCAGTAACCTCTGGTGTGGTGACAAGAAAATCACCTTTTCAGGCTGCCTCACTCAGATGTTCTTCCTCCATTTCAGTCGTACTGTGGATTCTGCCACACTAATGGCCATGGCATATGATCGCTATGTGGCTATATGCTCCCCACTGAGATACACCACCATCCTGACCCACCAAGTCATCTTCAAGATTATGGTGGGAATCATCATCAGGAGCTTCTGTGTCATCTTACCAGATGTGTTCTTGGTAAAACGACTGCCCTTCTGCCGAACACTTGTCATCCCCCATACATATTGTGAACATATAGGTGTGGCTCAACTCTCCTGTGCTGACATCTCCATCAACATCTGGTATGGTTTTGCTGTACCCCTCATGATTGTACTCTCTGATATTGTGCTTATTGCTGTCTCATACACCATTATACTGAGTGCAGTCTTCTGCCTTCCTTCTCATGGTGCTCGCCAAAAGGCTCTTGGAACCTGTGGGTCTCACATCTGTGTTATCCTCATGTTCTATACTCCACTCTTCTTCTCCATCCTTGTACATCGCTTTGGACACAATGTCCCACGTCATGTCCTTATCCTATTTGCCAACTTTTATGTTGTCATTCCTCCAGCTCTCAACCCCATTGTCTATGGAGTGAAGACCAAGCAAATTCGTGAGAAAATTCTCCTCCTATTTTCTCTGAAGGGGACACAGTGA
- the LOC140508688 gene encoding olfactory receptor 52H1-like: protein MATFNLSSYNPSYFTLVGIPGLEKFHIWIAIPFCAIYLVAIAGNCLLLYLIVMERSLHEPMFLFLSMLAQTDLILSSTTVPKLLSNLWFGDKKITFSGCLTQMFFLHFSCAVDSATLMSMAYDRYVAICSPLRYTTTLTHQVIFKIMVGIIIRSFCVIFPVVFLLKRLPFCRTLVIPHTYCEHIGVARLSCADISINIWYGFAVPVMTVLSDLVLIVVSYTLILSVIFHLPSHGARQKALGTCGSHICVILMFYTPGFFSILVHRFGHKVPRHVLILFANVYIVIPPTLNPIVYGVKTKQIREKILLLFSPKGTQ, encoded by the coding sequence ATGGCCACATTCAACCTAAGCAGTTATAACCCCAGCTACTTTACCCTCGTGGGGATCCCAGGGCTTGAGAAGTTCCACATCTGGATCGCGATTCCTTTCTGTGCTATCTATCTTGTGGCCATTGCAGGTAACTGTCTCCTGCTGTACCTCATTGTCATGGAGCGCAGCCTCCATGAGCCCatgttccttttcctctccatgctGGCCCAAACAGACCTGATTCTGTCATCTACCACGGTGCCCAAACTTCTCAGTAACCTCTGGTTTGGTGACAAGAAAATCACCTTCTCAGGCTGCCTCACCCAAatgttctttctccatttcagcTGTGCCGTGGATTCTGCCACCTTAATGTCCATGGCATATGACCGCTATGTGGCTATATGCTCCCCACTGAGATATACCACCACTCTGACCCACCAGGTCATCTTTAAGATTATGGTGGGAATCATCATCAGGAGCTTCTGTGTGATCTTTCCAGTTGTTTTCTTGCTAAAGCGACTGCCCTTTTGCCGAACACTTGTCATCCCCCATACATATTGTGAACACATAGGTGTGGCTCGACTTTCCTGTGCTGACATCTCCATCAATATCTGGTATGGTTTTGCTGTGCCTGTTATGACTGTACTCTCTGACCTTGTCCTTATTGTTGTCTCTTATACTCTCATACTGAGTGTtattttccatcttccttctcatGGTGCTCGCCAGAAGGCTCTTGGAACCTGTGGGTCTCACATCTGTGTCATTCTCATGTTCTATACTCCAGGTTTCTTCTCCATTCTTGTTCATCGCTTTGGACACAAAGTTCCCCGTCATGTCCTCATCCTATTTGCCAACGTTTATATTGTCATTCCTCCAACTCTCAACCCCATTGTCTATGGAGTGAAGACCAAGCAAATTCGTGAGAAGATTCTCCTCTTATTTTCTCCAAAGGGGACACAGTGA
- the LOC140508689 gene encoding olfactory receptor 52B6-like produces the protein MYVTALAGNSILISVIISQRSLHEPMYLFLSMLASADILLSTSTMPKALTIFWLGTQAISFDACLTQMFCIHFLFVADSAILLAMAFDRYVAICSPLHYNTILSPIIIRKIAGATLTRSFCIMFPAIFLLKRLPYCQTNIISHTFCEHMGIALLSCADISVNIWYGLAAALLSTGVDIVIITISYVLILHTVLHLPSHEAQRKALGTCGSHICVILLFYIPALFSVFAYRFGRKSIPHYVHILLANLYVVIPPMLNPVIYGVRTKQIWEGAVQMFAQLRK, from the coding sequence ATGTATGTGACTGCCTTGGCAGGGAATAGCATCCTGATCAGTGTAATCATCTCCCAGAGGAGCCTTCATGAACCCATGTACCTGTTCCTATCCATGCTGGCCAGTGCTGATATCCTGCTCTCCACTTCAACCATGCCAAAGGCTCTGACCATCTTCTGGTTGGGGACACAAGCCATCTCCTTTGATGCGTGTCTCACTCAGATGTTCTGTATCCACTTTCTGTTTGTGGCTGACTCAGCCATCCTGTTGGCCATGGCATTTGACCGCTATGTGGCCATCTGCTCACCTTTACACTATAACACTATCCTTAGTCCCATCATCATCAGAAAGATAGCTGGAGCCACACTTACACGCAGCTTCTGCATTATGTTTCCAGCTATCTTCCTCCTCAAAAGGTTACCATATTGCCAGACCAATATAATTTCACATACATTCTGTGAGCACATGGGCATTGCCTTGCTATCCTGTGCTGACATCTCTGTCAATATCTGGTACGGTTTGGCTGCTGCCTTGCTCTCCACAGGTGTAGATATCGTTATTATCACCATCTCCTATGTACTCATCTTACACACTGTCCTCCATCTTCCTTCACATGAAGCTCAACGCAAAGCACTGGGAACATGTGGATCTCATATTTGTGTCATACTACTCTTCTACATCCCTGCTCTATTTTCTGTCTTTGCCTACCGCTTTGGTAGGAAAAGTATTCCCCATTATGTCCATATCCTCCTAGCCAACCTCTATGTTGTTATCCCACCCATGCTCAACCCTGTCATTTATGGTGTAAGAACCAAACAGATTTGGGAAGGGGCTGTCCAGATGTTTGCACAGTTGAGGAAATAA